A genomic window from Micromonospora violae includes:
- the manD gene encoding D-mannonate dehydratase ManD translates to MKIVAADIIVSSPDRNFVTLKITTDDGITGLGDATLNGRELSVASYLRDHVAPLLMGRDAHRIEDTWQFLYRSAYWRRGPVTMAAIAAVDVALWDIKAKAAGMPLYQLLGGASRTGIMAYGHASGRDLPELFDSIRRHLDEGFRSIRVQTSVPGINAVYGVAAQPSATGQRYDYEPAQRTPLPAEEDWDTRAYLRHLPSVFEAVRNEFGPELPLLHDGHHRMTPIQAAKLGKALEPYDLFWLEDCTPAENQEALRLVRQHTTTPLAIGEVFNTVWDYQTLIREQLIDYVRSAVTHTGGITAMRKLLDFAAQYQIKSGIHGPTDISPVGMAAALHLDLAIHNFGIQEYMKHTPLANEVFRQSFTFTDGYLHPGDQPGLGVELDEEAAARFPYEPAYLPFNRLKDGTVHDW, encoded by the coding sequence GTGAAGATCGTCGCAGCAGACATCATCGTGTCCAGCCCCGACCGGAACTTCGTCACCCTGAAGATCACCACCGACGACGGCATCACCGGCCTGGGCGACGCCACGCTCAACGGCCGCGAACTCTCCGTCGCCTCGTACCTGCGCGACCACGTCGCCCCGCTGCTGATGGGGCGCGACGCGCACCGGATCGAGGACACCTGGCAGTTCCTGTACCGCTCGGCGTACTGGCGGCGCGGCCCGGTCACCATGGCGGCCATCGCCGCGGTGGACGTCGCGCTCTGGGACATCAAGGCCAAGGCCGCCGGCATGCCGCTGTACCAACTGCTGGGCGGCGCGTCCCGCACCGGCATCATGGCGTACGGGCACGCGTCCGGGCGCGACCTCCCCGAGCTGTTCGACTCGATCCGCCGCCACCTCGACGAGGGCTTCCGGTCGATCCGGGTGCAGACCTCGGTGCCGGGCATCAACGCGGTCTACGGCGTGGCCGCACAGCCCAGCGCCACCGGCCAGCGCTACGACTACGAACCCGCCCAGCGCACCCCGCTGCCCGCCGAGGAGGACTGGGACACCCGCGCGTACCTGCGCCACCTGCCGTCGGTCTTCGAGGCGGTACGCAACGAGTTCGGCCCGGAGTTGCCGCTGCTGCACGACGGTCACCACCGGATGACGCCGATCCAGGCCGCCAAGCTCGGCAAGGCCCTCGAACCGTACGACCTGTTCTGGCTGGAGGACTGCACCCCGGCGGAGAACCAGGAGGCGCTGCGGCTGGTCCGCCAGCACACCACCACCCCGCTGGCCATCGGCGAGGTATTCAACACGGTGTGGGACTACCAGACCCTGATCCGGGAGCAGCTGATCGACTACGTCCGGTCGGCGGTCACCCACACCGGCGGCATCACCGCCATGCGCAAACTGCTCGACTTCGCCGCCCAGTACCAGATCAAGTCCGGCATCCACGGCCCCACCGACATCTCCCCGGTGGGGATGGCCGCGGCGCTGCACCTGGACCTGGCCATCCACAACTTCGGCATCCAGGAGTACATGAAGCACACCCCGCTGGCCAACGAGGTGTTCCGGCAGTCGTTCACCTTCACCGACGGCTACCTGCACCCGGGCGACCAGCCGGGGCTCGGGGTGGAGCTCGACGAGGAGGCGGCGGCGCGGTTCCCGTACGAGCCGGCGTACCTGCCGTTCAACCGGCTCAAGGACGGCACGGTTCATGACTGGTGA
- a CDS encoding DUF2336 domain-containing protein: MGKQQDVGAADRHSESGTTAHRPIGGSADARLALAQDPTTPHMTLIDLASDPSPVVRKAVAARPDAPAQALRPLTRDHDRQVREAVARNPSASIANLMRLVKDADRWVRWAVAGNPACDESIRRVMAETSDKELRGLLAESRDLEPELAARLIDDVSPEVRERLATHTHDPEVITALLADRTARVRKGVARNPRTTAEQRSALAADPVVDVRAALVRAVELSEADLARLVDDRAVQVRLAMATSDVVPPHIRQALARDADEMVASAARDYRPGAGNASAVRAPRIAHRPSAGAGRSGGGTAR; this comes from the coding sequence ATGGGGAAACAGCAGGATGTCGGCGCGGCCGACCGTCACAGCGAGTCCGGCACCACCGCCCACCGTCCGATCGGTGGCAGCGCTGACGCCCGGCTCGCCCTCGCCCAGGACCCCACGACGCCGCACATGACCCTCATCGACCTGGCGTCCGACCCGTCGCCCGTGGTCCGCAAGGCCGTCGCCGCCCGGCCCGACGCGCCCGCGCAGGCCCTGCGACCGCTCACCCGCGACCACGATCGTCAGGTCCGGGAGGCCGTGGCGAGAAACCCCTCCGCTTCGATCGCCAACCTCATGCGCCTGGTGAAGGACGCCGACCGGTGGGTCCGCTGGGCGGTCGCCGGCAACCCGGCCTGCGACGAGTCGATCCGCCGGGTCATGGCGGAAACCTCGGACAAGGAGCTGCGCGGTCTCCTCGCGGAGAGTCGGGACCTGGAGCCGGAGCTGGCCGCCCGGCTGATCGACGATGTCTCACCCGAGGTACGGGAACGGCTCGCCACCCACACCCACGACCCCGAGGTGATCACCGCCCTGCTGGCCGATCGCACCGCACGCGTACGCAAGGGGGTGGCCCGCAACCCGCGGACCACCGCCGAGCAGCGCAGCGCGCTCGCCGCGGACCCGGTGGTCGACGTCCGTGCCGCGCTGGTGCGGGCCGTCGAGCTGAGCGAGGCGGATCTGGCCCGCCTGGTCGACGACCGCGCGGTGCAGGTCCGACTGGCGATGGCGACGTCCGACGTCGTTCCGCCGCACATCCGGCAGGCGCTCGCCCGCGATGCCGACGAGATGGTGGCCAGCGCGGCCCGGGACTACCGCCCCGGCGCCGGCAACGCCTCCGCCGTGCGGGCGCCGCGCATCGCGCACCGGCCCTCCGCCGGTGCGGGCCGATCGGGTGGCGGCACCGCACGGTAG
- a CDS encoding carbohydrate ABC transporter permease encodes MKPSKPFRVFRTSALVVVVFALMAPLLWMITASFKTNVDIYDTAKAFTFTPSLKNYETVLQQANYLEFIGNSLWVAFAATTLSLLLGVPAAYSMSRFSMKKSALVVLMARVIPGVSLLVPWYYVFSNLKMVGGFTVLILSHMFVSLPLIVYIMMGYFDGLPAELEEAALVDGLTHIGAFRRITLPLSVPGVATAGILSFIFSWNNFMFALVLSGSDTKTLPVAIFDFVGYASIDWGGLMAAATVVTLPIMLIALFVQKYVVSGLTAGATKG; translated from the coding sequence ATGAAGCCGAGCAAGCCGTTCCGGGTGTTCCGCACGTCGGCTCTCGTCGTCGTGGTGTTCGCGCTGATGGCACCACTGCTCTGGATGATCACCGCGTCGTTCAAGACCAACGTGGACATCTACGACACCGCCAAGGCGTTCACCTTCACGCCCAGTCTGAAGAACTACGAGACCGTCCTGCAGCAGGCGAACTACCTCGAGTTCATCGGCAACAGCCTCTGGGTGGCGTTCGCGGCCACCACGCTCTCGCTCCTGCTCGGCGTCCCCGCCGCGTACTCGATGAGCCGGTTCAGCATGAAGAAGTCCGCGCTCGTCGTGCTCATGGCCCGGGTGATCCCCGGCGTCTCGCTCCTCGTGCCCTGGTACTACGTCTTCTCGAACCTGAAGATGGTCGGCGGCTTCACCGTGCTGATCCTGAGCCACATGTTCGTGTCGCTGCCGCTGATCGTCTACATCATGATGGGCTACTTCGACGGCCTGCCGGCCGAGTTGGAAGAGGCGGCACTCGTCGACGGGCTGACCCACATCGGCGCGTTCCGGCGGATCACCCTCCCACTGTCGGTGCCCGGCGTCGCGACGGCCGGCATCCTCTCCTTCATCTTCTCCTGGAACAACTTCATGTTCGCCCTGGTGCTCTCCGGTTCCGACACGAAGACGCTCCCCGTCGCGATCTTCGACTTCGTCGGCTACGCCAGCATCGACTGGGGCGGCCTGATGGCCGCCGCGACCGTGGTCACCCTGCCGATCATGCTGATCGCCCTGTTCGTGCAGAAGTACGTCGTCTCCGGCCTTACCGCCGGTGCCACGAAGGGCTGA
- a CDS encoding DUF4034 domain-containing protein, giving the protein MISTVWRILTRQIDTNQAQDDTVLREACTQARYGSDREPARKAMAATRGDYDRRARYVRVLAESTAGGLGSRVDRTTGRVDTDAAWTDQWAARAPNNPDAQLVRAHSLMSRAWEVRGGDWASAVRPEQWAEFHRLLELAGQVNDLARHLAPEDPTPWANQLELMIDQGASTEEIEETWRELTRLDPWHRQGHALKLTYHCKKWGGSHEAMFDFARSVAAAAPAGSPLHVLPVCAAAEWALWEHDRESPDSTADEIGQRWRQDPIMQSDLDNALSLWFHQPANRHADWLNDANFLAYGLARTGRDADAAPVFASIGRYMTTVPWSWWGDRVRGDAAFIRARRRARRAA; this is encoded by the coding sequence GTGATCTCGACTGTGTGGCGGATCCTCACCCGCCAGATCGATACCAACCAGGCTCAGGACGACACCGTGCTGCGCGAGGCGTGCACGCAGGCGCGGTACGGCTCTGACCGCGAGCCGGCCCGCAAGGCCATGGCTGCCACCCGGGGGGATTACGACCGTCGGGCGCGGTACGTCCGCGTGCTGGCCGAATCGACAGCTGGTGGGCTGGGATCCCGAGTCGACCGGACGACCGGCCGGGTCGACACGGACGCCGCGTGGACCGACCAGTGGGCGGCACGCGCGCCCAACAATCCGGACGCGCAGCTCGTCCGTGCCCATTCTCTGATGTCACGAGCCTGGGAGGTACGCGGCGGGGACTGGGCCTCCGCCGTCCGGCCAGAGCAGTGGGCGGAGTTCCACCGCCTCCTGGAACTGGCCGGACAGGTGAACGACCTGGCCCGGCACCTGGCACCCGAGGACCCGACGCCGTGGGCAAACCAGTTGGAGCTCATGATCGACCAGGGCGCGTCGACCGAGGAGATCGAGGAGACGTGGCGTGAGTTGACCCGGCTGGACCCCTGGCATCGGCAAGGGCACGCCCTCAAGCTGACCTACCACTGCAAGAAGTGGGGCGGGTCGCACGAGGCGATGTTCGACTTCGCCAGGTCGGTCGCCGCCGCGGCGCCCGCAGGCTCGCCGTTGCACGTGCTGCCCGTGTGCGCCGCCGCCGAATGGGCGTTGTGGGAGCACGATCGCGAGTCGCCGGATAGCACCGCCGACGAGATCGGCCAGCGATGGCGGCAGGACCCGATCATGCAATCCGATCTCGACAACGCGTTGTCTCTGTGGTTTCACCAGCCAGCCAACCGGCACGCCGACTGGCTCAACGACGCGAACTTCTTGGCGTACGGGCTGGCGCGCACCGGCCGCGACGCGGACGCCGCGCCGGTCTTCGCGTCGATCGGCCGGTACATGACAACCGTTCCGTGGTCCTGGTGGGGTGACCGTGTGCGCGGCGACGCGGCCTTCATCCGAGCACGCCGCCGCGCCCGCCGCGCTGCCTGA
- a CDS encoding FadR/GntR family transcriptional regulator — translation MEPSSLDAAAAQTVPAETGLHARVLDHLGTAICGGELAPGAVLNIDELVDRYAVSRSVVREVLRVLASIGFIEARRRVGVMIRPASAWNVFDPQVIRWRLASAGRMAQLRSITELRTAVEPHAAFLAASRIGRDEASDLVGLAAKMWAAGEAGDEERFLHLDIEFHRRVLLASGNEMFVRLQDLVAEVLTGRHKHHLMPHHPHEQALQMHADVAQAIQRRDGERARQAMVQLMEQAFDEMKSLWEQTGRPEHGTG, via the coding sequence GTGGAACCGTCCTCACTAGACGCTGCGGCCGCTCAGACCGTCCCTGCCGAGACGGGGCTGCACGCCCGTGTCCTCGACCACCTCGGCACCGCCATCTGCGGCGGCGAGCTCGCACCCGGGGCGGTCCTCAACATCGACGAGCTGGTCGACCGGTACGCCGTCTCCCGCTCGGTCGTCCGCGAGGTGCTGCGGGTGCTCGCCTCGATCGGATTCATCGAGGCACGCCGACGGGTGGGCGTGATGATCCGACCGGCGAGCGCGTGGAACGTCTTCGACCCGCAGGTGATCCGCTGGCGTCTCGCCTCGGCCGGCCGGATGGCCCAGCTCCGGTCGATCACCGAACTACGCACCGCCGTCGAACCGCACGCGGCGTTCCTGGCCGCCAGCCGCATCGGCCGCGACGAGGCGAGCGACCTCGTCGGGCTGGCCGCGAAGATGTGGGCGGCCGGCGAGGCCGGCGACGAGGAGCGCTTCCTGCACCTCGACATCGAATTTCATCGGCGCGTCCTGCTCGCCTCCGGCAACGAGATGTTCGTCCGGCTCCAGGATCTGGTCGCCGAGGTGCTCACCGGCCGGCACAAGCACCACCTCATGCCACACCACCCGCACGAACAGGCCCTCCAGATGCACGCCGATGTCGCCCAGGCGATCCAGCGACGCGACGGCGAGCGCGCCCGGCAGGCGATGGTGCAGCTGATGGAGCAGGCTTTCGACGAGATGAAGTCGCTGTGGGAGCAGACCGGCAGGCCCGAGCACGGCACCGGGTAG
- a CDS encoding fumarylacetoacetate hydrolase family protein has protein sequence MRVGPLGRERPVLYVDGRHFDLSSITADIDGGFLAGDGVRLVREATDLPEIDVTGQRVGAPIARPGVVLCVGQNYAAHAAESGAAPPTDPIIFYKAPNTVVGPYDEVLIPRGSTKTDWEVELAVVIGRPARYLAAPADALGHIAGYVLSNDVSERDFQLAVSGGQWSKGKSCETFQPLGPWLVTADEVADPQALRLRSWVNGEPRQDSSTKDMIFDVAYLIWHLSQYTVLEPGDVINTGTPQGVGLSGRFPYLAADDVMEVEIDGLGRQRNPLRNA, from the coding sequence ATGCGCGTCGGGCCCTTGGGGCGGGAACGCCCCGTGCTGTACGTCGACGGGCGGCACTTCGACCTCTCGTCGATCACCGCCGACATCGACGGCGGGTTCCTGGCCGGCGACGGCGTCCGGCTGGTCCGCGAGGCCACCGACCTGCCCGAGATCGACGTCACCGGTCAGCGGGTCGGCGCACCGATCGCCCGGCCCGGGGTGGTGCTCTGTGTAGGGCAGAACTACGCCGCGCACGCCGCCGAGTCGGGGGCCGCGCCACCGACCGACCCGATCATCTTCTACAAGGCGCCCAACACCGTCGTCGGCCCGTACGACGAGGTCCTGATCCCGCGCGGATCCACGAAGACCGACTGGGAGGTGGAGTTGGCGGTGGTGATCGGCCGACCGGCCCGCTACCTGGCCGCACCGGCCGACGCCCTCGGGCACATCGCCGGGTACGTGCTCTCCAACGACGTCTCCGAGCGGGACTTCCAACTCGCCGTCTCCGGCGGCCAGTGGTCCAAGGGCAAGTCCTGCGAGACGTTCCAACCGCTCGGCCCGTGGCTGGTCACCGCCGACGAGGTCGCTGACCCGCAGGCGCTACGGCTGCGGTCCTGGGTCAACGGCGAGCCCCGCCAGGACTCCAGCACCAAAGACATGATCTTCGACGTGGCGTACCTGATCTGGCACCTGTCCCAGTACACCGTCCTGGAACCAGGCGACGTCATCAACACCGGCACCCCACAGGGAGTGGGGCTCTCCGGCCGGTTCCCGTACCTCGCCGCCGACGACGTGATGGAGGTCGAGATCGACGGCCTCGGCCGGCAACGCAACCCACTGCGGAACGCCTGA
- a CDS encoding ABC transporter substrate-binding protein: MSLTACGGGDGGGDSKTVRVTLVNHVWTENIKKALPEFEKQSGLKVDVTQLGEDQLSDQYNVKLNAGADDLDVMMYRPLQEGKLFGKNKYLADLSEKAKADSAFEVGDFQAGPMQATTYEDKIVGLPIITEQEVLYYRKDLLTKSGFTAPPKTLDELKAQAAKVEADNPGVAGFVARTGKAAAVTQFSSFLFSFGGDFVDSSGKATVNTEQAKQAYAYYGGLLRDHGPENISTDMSWSEAMAIFTQGKAAFYTEANSLYKNATDPTKSKVVDTVGFAPFPAGPAGSKPYNIPSWALGVNDSSENKDNAWKFIQWAAGKEQSLAQQTAGVPGARTSVWANPASTATLPKDLAEANAASTANGVGHDRPLVVKVAQAREIVGQPIVDAITGKDAAASADTANAAFQKFLDDEAK, from the coding sequence ATGAGCCTGACCGCCTGCGGCGGCGGCGACGGAGGCGGGGACTCGAAGACCGTTCGCGTGACACTGGTCAACCACGTGTGGACCGAGAACATCAAGAAGGCCCTGCCGGAGTTCGAGAAGCAGTCCGGCCTCAAGGTGGACGTCACCCAGCTCGGTGAGGACCAGCTGTCCGACCAGTACAACGTCAAGCTGAACGCCGGCGCCGACGACCTGGACGTGATGATGTACCGCCCCCTGCAGGAGGGGAAGCTGTTCGGCAAGAACAAGTACCTCGCCGACCTGAGCGAGAAGGCCAAGGCCGACAGCGCGTTCGAGGTCGGCGACTTCCAGGCCGGGCCGATGCAGGCGACAACCTACGAGGACAAGATCGTCGGTCTGCCGATCATCACCGAGCAGGAGGTCCTCTACTACCGCAAGGACCTGCTGACCAAGTCGGGCTTCACCGCGCCGCCGAAGACCCTCGACGAGCTCAAGGCGCAGGCCGCGAAGGTCGAGGCCGACAACCCCGGCGTCGCCGGCTTCGTCGCGCGCACCGGCAAGGCTGCCGCCGTCACGCAGTTCTCCAGCTTCCTCTTCAGCTTCGGCGGCGACTTCGTGGACTCCAGCGGAAAGGCCACGGTCAACACCGAGCAGGCCAAGCAGGCGTACGCCTACTACGGCGGGCTGCTCCGCGACCACGGCCCGGAGAACATCAGCACCGACATGAGCTGGTCCGAGGCGATGGCCATCTTCACGCAGGGCAAGGCGGCCTTCTACACCGAGGCCAACTCGCTCTACAAGAACGCCACCGACCCGACCAAGTCCAAGGTCGTCGACACCGTCGGCTTCGCGCCCTTCCCGGCCGGTCCGGCCGGCTCGAAGCCGTACAACATCCCGTCCTGGGCGCTCGGCGTGAACGACAGCTCGGAGAACAAGGACAACGCCTGGAAGTTCATCCAGTGGGCGGCCGGCAAGGAGCAGTCGCTGGCGCAGCAGACCGCCGGCGTCCCCGGCGCCCGCACCTCGGTCTGGGCGAACCCGGCGAGCACCGCGACCCTGCCGAAGGACCTGGCCGAGGCCAACGCGGCCAGCACCGCCAACGGCGTCGGACACGACCGCCCGCTGGTGGTCAAGGTCGCGCAGGCGCGGGAGATCGTCGGCCAGCCGATCGTCGACGCGATCACCGGCAAGGACGCCGCCGCCTCGGCGGACACCGCGAACGCGGCGTTCCAGAAGTTCCTCGACGACGAGGCGAAGTAA
- the dgoD gene encoding galactonate dehydratase, producing MTTIAKVETFLVAPRWLFVRIETESGIVGWGEATCEGQSETVRTAVHQLSELLTGRDALRIEDHWQVLTKGSFYRGGPILASAVSGLDQALWDIAGKHYGAPVHQLLGGPVRDRIRVYGWVGGDEPAEIRDQIAARVEAGLTAVKMNASGRMGALASVADLDAVVQRVAAAREVLGDDRDVAVDFHGRFTLANVRRVAPLLEPYRPFFLEEPVVPENSHLIGDVVRCTTTPISTGERLYNRQEFLPVLQAGIAVAQPDLAHAGGITEVRKIATLAEVYDVQLAPHCPLGPIALAACLQVGFATPNFLIQEQSIGIHYNQGAEVLDYCLDQMPLTFVDGYVPRLTAPGLGIEIDEHAVRTADKRGHAWRSPTWRHPDGSYAEW from the coding sequence ATGACGACCATCGCCAAGGTGGAGACCTTCCTGGTCGCGCCCCGCTGGCTCTTCGTCCGGATCGAGACGGAGTCCGGCATCGTCGGCTGGGGCGAGGCTACCTGCGAGGGGCAGTCCGAGACCGTACGCACCGCCGTCCACCAGCTCAGCGAGCTGCTCACGGGTCGCGACGCGCTGCGCATCGAGGACCACTGGCAGGTGCTGACCAAGGGGTCCTTCTACCGGGGCGGCCCGATCCTGGCCAGCGCGGTGTCCGGCCTGGACCAGGCGCTCTGGGACATCGCCGGCAAGCACTACGGCGCCCCCGTGCACCAACTGCTCGGCGGGCCGGTCCGCGACCGGATCCGGGTCTACGGCTGGGTCGGCGGCGACGAACCCGCCGAGATCCGCGATCAGATCGCCGCCCGGGTCGAGGCGGGCCTGACGGCGGTGAAGATGAACGCCTCCGGACGGATGGGCGCGCTCGCCTCGGTCGCCGACCTCGACGCGGTGGTGCAGCGGGTGGCCGCCGCCCGGGAGGTCCTCGGCGACGACCGTGACGTCGCGGTCGACTTCCACGGTCGGTTCACCCTCGCCAACGTCCGGCGGGTCGCCCCGCTGCTGGAGCCGTACCGGCCGTTCTTCCTGGAAGAACCGGTCGTGCCGGAGAACTCGCACCTGATCGGTGACGTCGTGCGCTGCACCACCACTCCCATCTCGACCGGGGAGCGGCTCTACAACCGGCAGGAGTTCCTACCCGTGTTGCAGGCCGGCATCGCGGTGGCCCAACCGGACCTCGCGCACGCCGGCGGCATCACCGAGGTCCGCAAGATAGCCACGCTGGCCGAGGTGTACGACGTGCAGCTCGCTCCGCACTGCCCGCTCGGGCCGATCGCCCTCGCCGCCTGCCTCCAGGTCGGCTTCGCCACACCCAACTTCCTGATCCAGGAACAGAGCATCGGCATCCACTACAACCAGGGGGCCGAGGTGCTCGACTACTGCCTCGACCAGATGCCGCTGACCTTCGTCGACGGGTATGTGCCCCGGCTGACCGCGCCCGGGCTCGGCATCGAGATCGACGAACACGCGGTGCGGACCGCGGACAAGCGCGGACACGCCTGGCGCAGCCCGACCTGGCGGCACCCCGACGGCTCCTACGCGGAGTGGTGA
- a CDS encoding SDR family NAD(P)-dependent oxidoreductase yields MRCDGLVAVVTGGGSGIGLACVRAFRAAGARVGVLDLDLSGLPEDAGVLGVRADVADRSSLSAAVASVAEAFGGVDILVNNAAISAVGTVEENDDEQWSRVLDVNVSGVARTSAVALPYLRRSSSAAIVNISSIAATTGIPRRALYSASKGAVHALTLAMAADLVTEGVRVNCVAPGTVDTPWVSRLLAGAADPTAEKRYLASRQPTGRLVTADEVAAAVVYLASPATGSVTGSSLPVDGGMSGLRLPAQR; encoded by the coding sequence ATGCGGTGTGACGGCCTCGTGGCGGTGGTGACCGGAGGCGGATCGGGGATCGGGCTCGCCTGTGTGCGGGCCTTCCGTGCCGCCGGCGCCCGGGTGGGAGTGCTGGACCTGGATCTGTCCGGTCTGCCCGAGGACGCCGGCGTCCTCGGCGTCCGGGCGGACGTGGCCGACCGGTCCTCGCTCAGCGCGGCCGTCGCCTCGGTCGCCGAGGCGTTCGGCGGCGTCGACATCCTGGTGAACAACGCCGCCATCTCGGCCGTGGGCACGGTGGAGGAGAACGACGACGAGCAGTGGAGCAGGGTACTCGACGTCAACGTCTCCGGCGTGGCCCGCACCAGCGCCGTCGCCCTGCCGTACCTGCGCCGGTCGTCGTCCGCAGCGATCGTCAACATCTCCTCCATCGCGGCGACCACCGGTATACCCAGACGCGCCCTGTACTCGGCGTCGAAGGGTGCCGTGCACGCCCTCACCCTCGCCATGGCCGCCGACCTGGTCACGGAGGGCGTCCGGGTCAACTGTGTCGCCCCCGGCACCGTCGACACGCCCTGGGTGTCCCGCCTGCTCGCCGGTGCCGCGGACCCGACGGCGGAGAAGCGGTACCTGGCGTCCCGACAGCCGACCGGCCGCCTGGTGACCGCCGACGAGGTGGCCGCCGCCGTCGTCTATCTCGCGTCGCCCGCGACCGGGTCGGTGACCGGGTCGTCGTTGCCGGTGGACGGTGGCATGTCCGGCCTGCGGTTGCCGGCCCAGCGCTGA
- a CDS encoding GntR family transcriptional regulator has protein sequence MTQQEPRDGRLRPARRLTLAEDVYESIKALVMDHILPPGERVNIDALARELDVSPTPVREALARLEADGLVRKRPLSGYTTTPLLSGAEFDDLFDVRHLLEGATAGRAATHASPEARHRISVEAAATIDVEAGDGYRRHAAFTALDTKFHDLIAEAAGSPLLRDTITRLHSHLHLHRLYFPVAGASDTRTEHQRIAAAIVAGDAAAATEAMRAHLSAARERHLPAFDQLPAPGTPRDAA, from the coding sequence ATGACCCAGCAGGAACCTCGCGATGGTCGACTCCGTCCCGCCCGTCGACTCACCCTCGCCGAGGACGTCTACGAGTCGATAAAGGCCCTCGTCATGGACCACATCCTTCCCCCCGGCGAGCGGGTCAACATCGACGCGCTCGCCCGGGAGCTGGATGTCTCCCCCACCCCGGTCCGCGAGGCCCTCGCCCGGCTGGAGGCCGACGGCCTGGTCCGCAAACGCCCGCTCTCCGGTTACACCACCACGCCGCTGCTGAGCGGCGCCGAGTTCGACGACCTGTTCGACGTCCGCCACCTGCTGGAGGGCGCCACGGCCGGGCGGGCCGCCACGCACGCCTCCCCCGAAGCACGTCACCGGATCAGCGTCGAGGCGGCAGCGACCATCGACGTCGAGGCCGGCGACGGGTACCGCCGACACGCCGCCTTCACCGCGCTGGACACGAAGTTCCACGACCTGATCGCCGAGGCCGCCGGCAGCCCACTGCTGCGCGACACCATCACGCGGCTGCACTCACACCTGCACCTGCATCGGCTGTACTTCCCGGTCGCCGGCGCGTCGGACACCAGAACCGAGCACCAGCGCATCGCCGCCGCCATCGTCGCCGGCGACGCGGCCGCCGCCACCGAGGCGATGCGCGCCCACCTCAGCGCCGCCCGGGAGCGCCACCTGCCCGCCTTCGACCAGCTCCCCGCCCCCGGGACACCGCGCGACGCGGCGTGA
- a CDS encoding carbohydrate ABC transporter permease gives MSAVRTPRTDSPEAPAAPLDTTSAWSRWANHHRKWLFAAPAMAFVAVLIIFPVAWTGYLSLTDAEGSVRAESEFIGVQNYLDVLTDTDRFWPAVWRTVLFTGVVLFFEVVLGMAIALLLWRPFRGEKWVRVAILLPLVATPVAVGMMWRLIFDPNIGMANQLLGWIGIGPQPWLAGQHSALPTTMFIDIWQWTPMVVLILLAGLTSLSDEPQEAARIDGASSWQRFRHVTLPLLMPTVIVAILLRGIDALKTFDILYATKGRGGGSFHEVETLNVYAYGLSFDYNDYGVSSTVLIIFFLIIIGVMWALTYRKKGLGR, from the coding sequence ATGTCAGCCGTTCGCACCCCCCGTACCGATTCGCCCGAGGCCCCCGCGGCGCCCCTGGATACGACGTCGGCCTGGTCGCGATGGGCCAACCACCACCGCAAGTGGCTCTTCGCGGCACCCGCCATGGCGTTCGTCGCCGTGCTGATCATCTTTCCGGTGGCGTGGACCGGGTACCTGAGCCTGACCGACGCCGAGGGTTCGGTGCGTGCCGAATCCGAGTTCATCGGCGTCCAGAACTACCTCGACGTGCTCACCGACACCGACCGGTTCTGGCCGGCGGTCTGGCGTACGGTGCTGTTCACCGGCGTCGTGCTGTTCTTCGAGGTCGTCCTCGGTATGGCGATCGCCCTGCTGCTGTGGCGGCCGTTCCGCGGTGAGAAGTGGGTCCGCGTCGCGATCCTCCTGCCGCTGGTGGCCACCCCGGTGGCGGTCGGCATGATGTGGCGCCTGATCTTCGATCCCAACATCGGGATGGCGAACCAACTGCTCGGCTGGATCGGGATCGGCCCCCAGCCCTGGCTGGCCGGTCAGCACTCGGCCCTGCCGACGACGATGTTCATCGACATCTGGCAGTGGACACCGATGGTCGTGTTGATCCTGCTGGCCGGGCTCACCTCGCTCTCCGACGAGCCCCAGGAGGCGGCCCGGATTGACGGTGCCAGCAGCTGGCAGCGGTTCCGGCACGTCACCCTCCCGCTGCTGATGCCCACGGTGATCGTCGCCATCCTGCTGCGCGGCATCGACGCGCTGAAGACGTTCGACATCCTCTACGCCACCAAGGGGCGCGGCGGCGGGTCCTTCCATGAGGTCGAGACCCTCAACGTGTACGCGTACGGCCTCAGCTTCGACTACAACGACTACGGCGTCTCGTCGACCGTCCTCATCATCTTCTTCCTGATCATCATCGGGGTGATGTGGGCCCTCACGTACCGCAAGAAGGGGCTGGGCCGATGA